From the genome of Anabrus simplex isolate iqAnaSimp1 chromosome X, ASM4041472v1, whole genome shotgun sequence, one region includes:
- the LOC136886041 gene encoding G2/M phase-specific E3 ubiquitin-protein ligase: MICYFCKHTEDNEVLYGKFYTMEDIMIHYFCLLLSSNIEQNGADDEGILGFLMNDIRKEQRRSQRYLCVYCHRGGATICCSTNKCKKVFHLPCGLKRGSLHQFFGQYKSYCSGHRPVQRVPAPVLKQLQTGDINCTICFEEVPPTLCRDNLWAPCCSKNTWFHRNCVQAFAMSSGYFFKCPQCNDKSHFEKAMLQYGIFIPEQDASWELEPHAYEELLHRHNRCDAPVCKCTKGREYSDAGTRWEIILCKFCGAQGIHKACGREKWNSSRWECQECINMLQKRDSPEQPANEQRAVPSNSDDNLSRASSSTAASPPPENPVRFEQHQEEEDDIIVIDDEDDKNLVPTTTGRIVEVRSSNAFFTMKNNSYDDEDDEDDIIVIDDSDGEDNDVRSRLNTPSLLSLLSRNSMPTQPTFARNTSVIQSVPNRVNYPNLSYPRMDSATPQSGPNRNSIASHSFPDRNNNAPTRHSVATPSVSSRSNTVAPSAPSSSRVVNPSVSTRSGASNQTVSNKNSDFVIGKDGAAIEVVRLSDIPLNGQPLQVEGDVNVTAQPSCGSMMFLYQQPVIVHTMPTATAFMPETVKEFIYSKKRKMQ; encoded by the coding sequence ATGATTTGCTACTTCTGCAAACACACAGAAGATAATGAAGTCTTGTATGGGAAATTTTATACCATGGAGGACATTATGATCCATTACTTCTGCTTGCTGTTGTCTTCAAACATCGAGCAGAATGGTGCAGATGATGAAGGAATTCTCGGTTTTCTAATGAATGACATTCGCAAAGAACAACGTCGTAGCCAGCGTTACTTGTGTGTCTACTGCCACCGAGGTGGCGCCACCATCTGCTGTTCCACCAATAAGTGCAAGAAGGTCTTCCATTTGCCTTGCGGTTTGAAGAGAGGCTCACTCCATCAGTTCTTCGGCCAGTATAAGTCTTACTGTAGCGGTCATCGACCAGTACAAAGAGTTCCTGCCCCGGTATTGAAACAGTTACAAACTGGAGACATCAATTGCACCATCTGCTTTGAGGAAGTTCCGCCAACCTTGTGTAGGGATAATTTGTGGGCTCCGTGCTGTAGTAAAAACACGTGGTTCCATCGCAATTGTGTCCAGGCTTTTGCAATGAGCAGTGGGTATTTTTTCAAGTGCCCTCAGTGTAATGACAAATCTCACTTTGAGAAAGCCATGTTGCAATACGGCATTTTCATACCGGAGCAAGATGCCTCTTGGGAGCTGGAACCGCATGCTTACGAGGAGCTGCTTCACCGTCACAATCGCTGCGATGCTCCTGTCTGCAAGTGTACCAAAGGGCGGGAATACAGCGACGCTGGCACACGATGGGAAATAATTTTGTGCAAGTTTTGTGGTGCTCAGGGGATACACAAGGCTTGTGGCCGCGAGAAGTGGAACAGTTCGAGATGGGAGTGTCAGGAGTGTATTAACATGCTACAGAAACGGGACTCACCTGAACAACCCGCGAATGAACAGCGGGCCGTACCTTCGAATAGTGACGACAACTTATCGAGGGCTTCGTCCTCCACCGCGGCGTCCCCCCCTCCGGAAAATCCTGTCCGCTTTGAGCAACACCAAGAGGAAGAAGATGACATTATAGTGATAGATGACGAAGATGACAAGAATTTAGTTCCAACAACAACTGGAAGAATAGTTGAGGTGAGATCTTCTAATGCGTTTTTCACTATGAAAAACAATAGTTATGATGATGAGGATGACGAGGACGATAtaattgtcattgatgacagtgaTGGTGAGGACAATGATGTTAGGTCTAGATTGAATACTCCCTCCCTTCTATCTCTTTTATCAAGGAACAGCATGCCAACCCAGCCAACCTTTGCAAGGAACACATCTGTGATCCAGTCTGTTCCCAATAGGGTTAATTACCCAAACCTGTCTTATCCCCGCATGGATAGTGCTACTCCTCAGTCAGGTCCCAACAGGAACAGCATTGCATCCCACTCATTTCCTGATAGAAACAATAACGCTCCTACTAGACACAGTGTTGCAACTCCTTCAGTTTCGTCTAGGAGCAATACTGTGGCCCCATCTGCGCCTTCCAGTAGCAGAGTTGTGAACCCTTCAGTTTCCACCAGGAGTGGTGCCTCCAACCAAACGGTGTCCAACAAAAATAGTGACTTTGTGATCGGTAAAGACGGAGCTGCCATCGAGGTAGTGCGCTTGAGTGACATTCCGCTCAACGGTCAGCCCTTGCAAGTGGAAGGGGATGTGAATGTCACTGCTCAGCCGTCTTGTGGGTCCATGATGTTCCTGTACCAGCAGCCGGTCATTGTGCACACAATGCCCACTGCCACGGCCTTCATGCCGGAGACTGTAAAAGAATTCATTTATTCGAAGAAGAGAAAAATGCAGTAG